In Flavobacteriaceae bacterium, the following proteins share a genomic window:
- a CDS encoding phosphorylase, protein MSLKASELILNSDNSIYHLNLRPEHIANTIITVGDPDRVSQVISFFDTVEFVIQKREFHTQTGIYKGKRLTVISTGIGTDNIDIVLNELDALVNIDFSTRRVKDNLTSLEIIRIGTSGSIQENIPINSFLISELAVGFDNLLQFYNSDHIQEKSISEAILTHMRWHDSKLNPYVIFANDTLLKKFDSPMIIKGFTATNSGFYGPQGRVLRLPLKDEDLNHKLTNFKFKNNVITNLEMETAGIYGLAKLLGHKAISINAILANRATGEFSKNPEIIVSNLIKYTLNTLVS, encoded by the coding sequence ATGTCTTTAAAAGCGTCAGAACTCATATTAAACTCAGACAATAGTATTTATCACTTAAATTTACGACCTGAACATATTGCTAATACAATTATTACTGTAGGTGATCCAGATAGAGTTTCTCAAGTTATATCGTTTTTTGATACCGTTGAATTTGTAATTCAAAAACGTGAATTCCATACACAAACGGGTATTTATAAAGGAAAGCGGCTTACTGTTATTTCTACAGGAATTGGGACTGATAATATTGATATTGTACTTAATGAATTAGACGCATTAGTAAATATTGATTTCTCTACTCGAAGAGTAAAAGATAATTTAACTTCTTTAGAAATCATTAGAATTGGAACTTCTGGCTCTATCCAAGAAAATATCCCTATAAATAGTTTTTTAATTAGTGAACTTGCAGTTGGTTTTGATAATTTACTTCAATTTTACAATAGTGATCATATACAGGAAAAATCAATTTCTGAAGCAATTCTAACACATATGAGATGGCATGATAGTAAATTAAATCCATATGTGATTTTTGCTAATGACACACTCCTAAAAAAATTTGACTCTCCAATGATTATTAAAGGGTTTACTGCAACAAATTCTGGGTTTTATGGTCCGCAAGGGAGGGTATTAAGGCTACCTTTAAAAGATGAAGATTTAAATCATAAATTAACTAACTTTAAATTTAAAAATAATGTAATTACTAATCTAGAAATGGAAACAGCAGGAATTTATGGCTTAGCAAAACTATTAGGTCATAAAGCTATCTCTATAAATGCTATTTTAGCAAATCGAGCTACTGGAGAATTTAGTAAGAATCCAGAAATAATAGTAAGTAATTTAATAAAATATACACTTAACACATTAGTATCTTAA
- a CDS encoding ABC transporter substrate-binding protein, translating into MKTVRVGGVPEHFNLAWYLTLKAGAYKKEGINLRWKDYHGGTGQMCKALRDKEIDLAVILTEGIIKDITEGNPSKIVQVFVESPLIWGIHVAKDSKFKSLEAIKGTRAAISRYGSGSHLMAYINATNNNWNPTEDLNFEVIKNLDGAVEALTQQKADYFLWERFTTKPLVDKNIFRHIGNCPTPWPCFVIAVREEFIKDEKEVLKTILNIINNETKKFKQISGIDHLIANRYGQKLIDVQEWLSLTEWSQSNISEQLINSIQEQLLTLNIIKEKFNFDDLVTDLKL; encoded by the coding sequence ATGAAAACGGTTAGAGTCGGTGGCGTACCAGAACATTTTAATTTAGCATGGTATTTAACTTTAAAAGCTGGAGCATATAAAAAAGAAGGGATTAATTTGCGTTGGAAGGACTATCACGGTGGTACTGGACAAATGTGTAAAGCACTTCGTGATAAAGAAATTGATTTAGCAGTAATACTCACAGAAGGTATTATAAAAGATATTACCGAAGGTAATCCTAGTAAAATAGTACAAGTTTTTGTAGAATCTCCATTAATTTGGGGTATTCATGTAGCTAAAGATTCTAAATTTAAATCGCTTGAAGCTATAAAAGGAACTAGAGCCGCTATTAGTAGGTATGGGTCTGGATCTCATTTAATGGCTTATATAAATGCTACTAATAATAATTGGAATCCCACAGAAGATTTAAATTTTGAAGTTATTAAAAATTTGGATGGTGCTGTTGAAGCTTTAACCCAGCAAAAGGCCGATTATTTTTTATGGGAACGATTTACAACTAAACCTCTTGTAGATAAAAATATATTTAGACATATTGGAAACTGCCCTACTCCATGGCCATGTTTTGTGATCGCTGTCAGAGAAGAATTTATAAAAGATGAAAAGGAAGTATTAAAAACTATTTTAAATATTATTAATAACGAAACCAAAAAATTTAAACAAATCTCTGGAATTGATCACCTTATTGCAAATCGTTATGGACAAAAGTTAATTGATGTTCAAGAATGGCTATCCTTGACAGAATGGTCTCAATCTAATATATCCGAACAATTGATTAATAGTATTCAAGAGCAATTATTAACTTTAAATATCATTAAAGAGAAGTTTAATTTTGATGATTTGGTAACAGATTTGAAGCTTTAA
- a CDS encoding uracil-DNA glycosylase, protein MNVNIHQSWKQYLKEEFNKPYFEKLTAFVKSEYQSHRCYPKGSDIFNAFDRCTFSDTKVVIIGQDPYHGIGQANGLCFSVNDEIAHPPSLINIFKEIEQDLGKTYPKSGNLERWADQGVLLLNATLTVKAHQAGSHQNKGWEIFTDAVIKIISEYKENVIFLLWGGFAKKKAKLINSKKHHIITSGHPSPLSANRGYWFGNKHFSKTNFLLEKAGYLPIEW, encoded by the coding sequence ATGAATGTTAATATACATCAGAGTTGGAAACAATACCTTAAGGAAGAATTTAATAAACCTTATTTTGAAAAGTTAACCGCTTTTGTGAAATCTGAATATCAATCCCATCGATGTTATCCTAAAGGATCAGATATTTTTAATGCGTTTGATCGATGTACTTTTTCAGATACTAAAGTGGTAATTATTGGGCAAGATCCGTATCATGGAATTGGACAAGCAAATGGTTTATGTTTTTCTGTAAATGATGAGATAGCACACCCACCATCTTTAATTAATATATTTAAAGAAATAGAACAAGATTTAGGGAAAACATACCCCAAAAGCGGAAATTTAGAACGTTGGGCAGACCAAGGCGTATTATTATTAAATGCAACATTAACAGTAAAAGCTCATCAAGCTGGAAGTCATCAAAATAAAGGCTGGGAAATATTTACTGACGCAGTAATTAAAATTATTAGTGAATATAAAGAAAATGTTATTTTTTTATTATGGGGAGGATTTGCTAAAAAGAAAGCAAAGCTAATTAATTCAAAAAAGCATCATATTATAACATCAGGGCATCCTTCGCCATTAAGCGCTAATCGTGGCTATTGGTTTGGAAATAAGCATTTCAGTAAAACTAACTTCCTGTTGGAGAAAGCTGGATATCTTCCGATTGAGTGGTAG
- a CDS encoding S9 family peptidase: MQKSIKLLICFLVLGSTVIAQDELPLTWQNIFTKNTGAAQAALSPDGSMVAITGRTATQGGIFLKKIGSDEPPQFWAAGGSPSWFADGKKIVFSSRGDLWTIEVGSTTPKQITEDREGERAPQPSPDGKHIAFYSGRSGYQDIWVVNADGSGGLKQLTKDAMANDDFRFSPSWSPDSKQIAYYSFKGNYWEDDIWVIDVTSGKERQVSKNLMAMSKPVWSPDGKQIALFANAKDEYWYEDLQYIYLIDPVKGEDKKLKMQVHATDLLFNHTVTWSGDGNELFFPYQERSEVELWRVPSKGGVATRVTNMRGVFRNYSANADATAFTFVRSTSTRGRDVDYISAIGGSPKRISHFATEWQGIKTPEEISYRSWDGLYIQGFVYYPPNFNPSKTYPSLVHVHGGGTNTYYKSLSLTEQYMAQKGYVVIAVNYRGGSGFGRPFQNLSINDWGNGQAKDAASASDFIRAQSWSNGKVGIYGYSYGGITSMAAITRVPDAFDAAVPMAGIYDFGDAYTNADRIGKIFTKTGHSGSPEEKPEIYAISNALSRVENVKTPLLIMHGEADVRAPYRQYKLAVKILKEKNKVFESKSYPNEPHGFRNPQNRVDMYTRLENWFAKWLK; encoded by the coding sequence ATGCAAAAGTCTATCAAATTACTAATATGTTTCCTGGTATTAGGAAGTACAGTTATAGCTCAAGATGAATTGCCGCTAACTTGGCAAAATATCTTTACTAAAAATACAGGAGCAGCTCAAGCGGCATTATCGCCTGACGGAAGTATGGTTGCTATTACAGGGCGAACAGCCACACAAGGCGGTATATTTCTTAAAAAAATTGGGAGTGACGAGCCACCACAATTTTGGGCGGCTGGCGGCTCACCTTCTTGGTTTGCCGATGGTAAAAAGATTGTGTTTTCTAGCCGAGGTGATTTATGGACTATTGAAGTTGGAAGTACAACACCAAAACAAATTACTGAAGATAGAGAAGGTGAACGTGCACCACAACCATCACCAGATGGGAAGCATATAGCGTTTTATAGTGGACGCTCAGGCTATCAAGATATTTGGGTAGTTAACGCAGATGGTTCTGGTGGATTAAAACAATTGACTAAAGATGCGATGGCTAATGATGATTTTAGATTTTCACCATCGTGGTCACCGGATAGTAAGCAAATTGCCTATTATTCTTTTAAAGGAAATTATTGGGAAGATGATATTTGGGTGATAGATGTCACTTCAGGAAAAGAACGTCAAGTCTCTAAAAACTTAATGGCGATGTCTAAACCTGTTTGGTCACCCGATGGGAAACAAATCGCACTGTTTGCCAATGCGAAAGACGAATATTGGTATGAAGATTTACAATACATCTATTTGATAGACCCAGTTAAAGGAGAAGATAAAAAATTGAAGATGCAAGTCCACGCTACGGATTTATTGTTTAACCACACCGTAACTTGGTCTGGTGATGGAAATGAATTGTTTTTTCCTTATCAAGAGCGCTCAGAGGTAGAATTATGGCGCGTACCATCTAAAGGAGGCGTTGCAACTCGTGTAACGAATATGCGTGGCGTATTCCGTAATTATAGTGCTAATGCAGATGCTACAGCGTTTACATTTGTACGTTCTACATCAACACGAGGTAGAGATGTAGATTATATCTCAGCTATTGGTGGTTCACCAAAACGCATTTCTCATTTTGCAACTGAATGGCAAGGTATTAAAACACCAGAAGAAATTAGTTATCGTAGTTGGGATGGCTTGTATATTCAAGGCTTTGTGTATTATCCACCAAATTTTAACCCATCAAAAACATATCCATCATTAGTACATGTTCATGGAGGAGGAACCAATACCTATTATAAAAGTTTAAGTTTAACGGAGCAATATATGGCGCAAAAAGGCTATGTGGTGATTGCGGTGAATTATCGTGGCGGTTCTGGTTTTGGACGCCCATTTCAAAATTTAAGTATTAACGATTGGGGTAATGGGCAAGCTAAAGATGCTGCTTCAGCATCCGATTTTATCCGAGCACAATCATGGTCAAATGGTAAAGTAGGGATTTATGGCTATAGTTATGGTGGTATTACTTCAATGGCAGCGATTACTAGAGTCCCTGATGCTTTTGATGCTGCAGTACCAATGGCTGGAATTTATGATTTTGGAGATGCGTATACTAATGCCGATAGAATAGGGAAGATTTTTACAAAAACTGGGCATAGTGGTTCACCAGAGGAGAAGCCAGAAATTTATGCTATAAGTAATGCGCTCTCCAGAGTTGAAAATGTAAAGACACCATTATTAATTATGCATGGTGAAGCAGATGTGCGCGCACCATATAGACAATACAAATTGGCTGTTAAGATTTTAAAAGAGAAGAATAAAGTATTTGAAAGCAAATCCTATCCAAACGAACCACACGGATTTAGGAACCCTCAAAACCGCGTGGATATGTATACGCGATTAGAGAATTGGTTTGCAAAGTGGTTGAAATAA
- a CDS encoding diguanylate cyclase, translating to MGSNKNYKGYQSFQYLEKDVDYKYFEQAQQVDRVPSTKVSLNNEQEQLVAKILKEQIIISVHEHLGTFPKDIMETPAYIKEGRMFTGFEGLAKGHWDCVFDNLMNGVCQIHSKGGWKWSEVTHDLGMRLCDIAHQDFVIHCKTVDDIYRAHKEGKVAWVAVMEGSMMIENELDRLDLLYGFGLRSIGITYSESNALGSGLKEARDGGLTQFGKRAVERMNKVGLLIDVSHCGDQTAMDTIEHSKKPIIVSHIGAKALWNTNRMAPDNVFKACADKGGVIGIEAAPHTTLTPNNRTHNLDAVMEHFEYVKDLVGIDHVTLGPDTLYGDHVGLHKAYTKALSLKASKNVGKPGMEYNPVEFVDGLENPTEGSYNIVRWLVKHNYSQEQIAKIMGENTLRLLKEVWV from the coding sequence ATGGGTTCTAACAAAAACTATAAAGGATATCAATCTTTTCAATATCTTGAAAAAGATGTGGATTATAAATATTTTGAGCAAGCACAACAAGTAGATCGAGTACCGTCTACTAAAGTATCTCTAAATAACGAACAAGAACAGCTTGTTGCTAAAATATTGAAAGAGCAAATTATCATTAGTGTACACGAACATTTAGGAACTTTTCCAAAAGATATTATGGAAACACCTGCATATATCAAAGAAGGAAGAATGTTTACTGGATTTGAAGGATTAGCTAAAGGACATTGGGATTGTGTGTTTGATAATTTAATGAATGGTGTTTGTCAGATTCATTCAAAAGGTGGATGGAAATGGAGTGAAGTGACACATGATTTAGGAATGCGTTTATGTGATATTGCCCATCAAGATTTTGTAATTCATTGTAAAACAGTTGATGATATTTATCGCGCACATAAAGAAGGAAAAGTAGCTTGGGTGGCTGTAATGGAAGGCTCGATGATGATAGAAAATGAATTAGATCGTTTAGATTTATTATATGGATTTGGCCTACGTTCTATAGGGATTACTTACAGTGAATCTAATGCATTAGGTTCAGGGCTCAAAGAAGCTCGCGATGGAGGCTTAACTCAATTTGGAAAACGTGCTGTTGAGCGTATGAATAAAGTAGGATTGTTAATTGATGTATCGCATTGTGGTGACCAAACAGCAATGGATACCATTGAACATAGTAAAAAACCAATTATAGTTAGTCATATTGGGGCAAAAGCACTTTGGAATACCAATCGCATGGCACCAGACAATGTATTTAAAGCTTGTGCCGATAAAGGCGGTGTTATTGGTATTGAAGCTGCACCACATACCACATTAACGCCAAATAACAGAACTCATAATTTAGATGCTGTGATGGAACATTTTGAATATGTAAAAGATTTAGTGGGGATTGACCATGTAACCTTAGGCCCAGACACATTGTATGGTGACCACGTAGGTTTACATAAAGCTTATACTAAGGCGTTATCTTTAAAAGCTTCTAAAAATGTTGGGAAACCAGGAATGGAATATAATCCGGTAGAGTTTGTTGACGGATTAGAAAACCCAACCGAAGGCTCATACAATATTGTACGTTGGTTAGTAAAACATAATTACTCACAAGAGCAGATTGCTAAAATTATGGGCGAAAATACATTACGATTACTAAAAGAAGTTTGGGTTTAG
- a CDS encoding amidase — translation MRYLSFILLLLLFSCKQSETKEATTILPWVSYDESKELAESAKHQSRRMRYKLIQSKVLDKNDIWNTIAPQIADFSEDDYNVLKPLILEQDIPTIQSHIQSGKLTYKILTQWYLYRIVKFENNQETYLNAIISINPEAVSEAEKKDANTSNNNHPIFGMPILLKDNINTQGMYTTAGAHILKNNSTPDAYITERIKEKGGIILGKANLSEWANYLTLGGPNGYSAIGGQTLNPYGRKIFDTGGSSSGSGSSMAVNYAVAAVGTETSGSILSPSSKHSLIGLKPTTGLLSRSGIVPLSSTVDTPGPMTRTVIDNAILLSAMTGEDPTDPATKDNPKNIEYWSDLKESSLSGIRFGVNKRLTTDSTYMLVVEKIVALGGIAIEFEFPEINSEGFTSLLRVDMNNDLAKYIDAYLPKGFKHRSVADIIAYNKQDSTLRIPYGQGRLEGILTEHVSDEEMITLRKQLKAEGLKYFETPMKEHDLDVVLSINNFNARNAAMANYPCLTMPMGYSDAGEPIGLTFMAPSYMESKLLKIAYALEQEYQKRETPKLYN, via the coding sequence ATGAGATATTTAAGCTTTATTTTATTATTATTACTATTTAGTTGTAAACAATCTGAAACCAAAGAAGCAACTACAATTTTGCCTTGGGTATCGTATGATGAATCTAAAGAACTAGCAGAAAGTGCTAAGCATCAATCTAGAAGAATGCGTTACAAACTTATTCAATCTAAGGTATTAGATAAGAATGATATTTGGAACACTATAGCGCCGCAAATTGCAGATTTTTCTGAAGACGATTATAATGTATTAAAGCCTTTGATTTTAGAGCAAGATATTCCAACCATCCAATCTCATATTCAATCAGGAAAATTGACTTATAAAATACTTACACAGTGGTATTTATATAGAATTGTGAAATTTGAAAATAACCAAGAAACATATTTAAATGCTATTATCTCTATAAACCCTGAAGCTGTTTCAGAGGCAGAAAAAAAAGATGCAAATACCTCCAATAATAATCATCCCATATTTGGGATGCCAATCCTTTTAAAAGATAATATTAATACACAAGGAATGTATACGACAGCTGGAGCTCATATATTAAAAAATAACTCTACTCCCGATGCTTATATTACTGAGCGTATAAAAGAAAAAGGGGGTATTATTTTAGGAAAAGCTAATTTAAGTGAATGGGCTAATTACTTAACTCTTGGCGGCCCAAACGGATATAGTGCCATTGGTGGGCAAACTCTAAACCCTTATGGAAGGAAAATATTCGATACTGGGGGCTCAAGTTCAGGAAGTGGTTCTAGTATGGCTGTTAATTATGCAGTGGCAGCTGTAGGCACAGAAACTTCAGGATCTATACTTTCGCCTTCTAGTAAGCATTCTTTAATTGGATTAAAACCTACAACTGGGTTGTTAAGTAGAAGTGGTATCGTACCATTATCGAGTACAGTAGATACTCCTGGGCCCATGACTAGGACTGTGATTGATAATGCTATTTTATTATCTGCTATGACAGGTGAAGATCCAACCGATCCGGCTACTAAAGATAATCCTAAAAATATTGAATATTGGAGCGATTTAAAAGAAAGTTCATTAAGCGGTATTAGGTTTGGAGTGAATAAAAGGTTAACAACAGACTCTACATATATGTTAGTTGTTGAAAAAATAGTTGCTTTAGGCGGTATTGCTATTGAGTTTGAATTTCCTGAGATTAATTCTGAGGGATTTACTAGTTTATTACGAGTAGATATGAATAATGACTTGGCAAAATATATAGATGCTTATCTCCCTAAAGGTTTTAAACACCGCTCGGTAGCAGATATTATTGCTTATAATAAGCAAGATTCTACTTTAAGGATTCCTTATGGGCAAGGGAGGTTAGAAGGTATTTTAACAGAACATGTAAGTGATGAAGAAATGATTACATTAAGAAAACAATTAAAAGCAGAAGGGCTTAAATATTTTGAGACACCAATGAAAGAGCACGATTTAGATGTTGTGCTATCCATTAATAATTTTAATGCAAGAAATGCTGCAATGGCAAATTATCCTTGCTTGACAATGCCTATGGGATATTCAGATGCAGGAGAACCTATCGGGCTTACATTTATGGCTCCATCATATATGGAAAGTAAGCTTCTGAAAATTGCTTATGCATTAGAACAAGAGTATCAAAAACGAGAAACCCCTAAATTATATAATTAA
- a CDS encoding DNA mismatch repair protein MutS: MINIHEKTLQDLEYNTVLQQVSTHCITNPGKEHTLQIKPFKTKELVYNALQLTHEYVSSFYNDNRIPNHGFDIIDKELQLLSIENSFLEVPSFKKLVSISLTVNELIKFLKKFNTYYPNLAKVSSEIEHTEVIIKKVDDTIDKFDQVKDNASELLYSLRKSINGLKGKINSSFVSALNSYHNLDYLDEIRESVIDNHRVLAVKAMYRRKVKGAIMGGSKTGSIVYIEPETTLQFTRELNNLEYEEHEEVVRILKQLTNFIRPFLSLLQKYQEFLTHLDVIYAKAKYAQSINGILPEITEDRSFYIRDAYHPLLYLNNLQKKEKTFPQTIELNQNSRIIVISGPNAGGKSITLKTVGLLQIMLQSGMLIPVHERSKTCLFDRVLSDIGDNQSIENHLSTYSYRLKQMNYFLKKCNKNTLFLIDEFGTGSDPELGGALAETFLEVFYEREAFGIITTHYSNLKILANELPHMLNANMMFDERSLEPMYKLAIGQAGSSFTFEVAQKNGIPYSLINKAKKKIERSKVRFDATIAKLQKERSKLEKTERSLKVNEQKKLAEADKLEGINDKIQRKLESYQELYDSNQRLIYLGQKINTISEKYFQNKKKRELIAEFMKIVEVENSKRKKVTPKQKKIEKVKEQQIKVEVEQKVAVIRKKKKAAKQKAIEAPKPKPVLKIGDRVRMEDGRAVGSIDKIEKNKAVVNYGIFTTNVSIDSLELVETTKK, from the coding sequence ATGATAAACATTCACGAAAAAACATTACAAGATTTAGAATATAATACTGTTTTACAACAAGTAAGTACACATTGTATTACTAATCCAGGAAAGGAACACACATTACAAATTAAACCTTTCAAGACTAAGGAATTAGTTTATAATGCTTTGCAATTAACTCATGAGTATGTTTCTTCTTTTTATAATGATAATCGTATCCCTAATCATGGATTTGATATTATCGATAAAGAATTACAATTATTAAGTATAGAAAACAGTTTTTTAGAAGTTCCTAGTTTTAAAAAGTTAGTTTCCATTTCTTTAACGGTCAATGAGCTAATAAAGTTTCTTAAAAAATTTAATACATATTATCCAAACTTAGCTAAAGTTTCTTCTGAAATTGAACATACTGAAGTTATTATTAAAAAAGTAGATGATACTATTGATAAGTTTGATCAAGTAAAGGATAATGCCTCAGAACTACTTTATAGTCTTAGAAAATCTATAAACGGATTAAAAGGTAAGATCAATTCTAGTTTTGTGTCTGCTTTAAATAGTTATCATAATTTAGATTATTTGGATGAGATTCGAGAATCTGTTATTGATAATCATCGTGTTTTAGCTGTAAAAGCAATGTATAGACGAAAAGTAAAGGGAGCTATAATGGGGGGTAGTAAAACGGGGAGTATCGTTTATATCGAACCTGAAACTACTTTACAATTTACACGAGAACTTAATAATCTAGAATATGAAGAGCATGAAGAGGTTGTTCGCATTTTAAAACAGTTAACCAATTTTATTCGTCCATTTTTATCGCTACTACAAAAATATCAAGAGTTTTTAACTCATTTAGATGTTATTTATGCAAAAGCAAAGTATGCACAATCTATTAATGGTATTCTTCCAGAAATTACAGAAGACCGTAGTTTTTATATTAGAGATGCGTATCACCCATTGCTATATTTAAATAATTTACAGAAGAAAGAAAAAACATTCCCTCAAACTATAGAGCTAAATCAAAACAGTAGAATTATAGTTATTTCTGGACCAAATGCAGGTGGAAAAAGCATCACGTTAAAAACAGTAGGATTATTGCAAATAATGCTACAAAGCGGAATGTTAATTCCTGTGCACGAACGTAGTAAAACTTGTTTATTTGATCGTGTTTTAAGTGATATTGGTGATAATCAGTCTATAGAAAATCATTTGAGCACTTATAGTTATCGCTTAAAACAAATGAACTATTTCTTGAAAAAATGTAATAAAAACACACTCTTTTTAATTGATGAATTTGGTACAGGAAGTGACCCTGAACTTGGTGGAGCTTTAGCTGAAACTTTTTTAGAAGTATTTTACGAACGTGAAGCGTTTGGTATTATAACTACTCATTATTCCAATTTAAAGATACTAGCTAATGAATTACCACATATGCTCAATGCAAATATGATGTTTGATGAGCGTAGCTTAGAACCTATGTATAAATTAGCTATTGGTCAAGCTGGAAGTTCGTTTACTTTTGAGGTTGCACAGAAAAACGGAATCCCATATAGTTTAATTAATAAAGCTAAAAAGAAAATTGAGCGTAGTAAAGTTCGTTTTGATGCGACTATAGCTAAGCTACAAAAAGAACGTTCTAAGCTAGAAAAAACAGAACGTTCTCTAAAAGTAAATGAGCAGAAAAAATTAGCTGAAGCTGATAAATTAGAAGGTATAAACGATAAAATTCAACGTAAGCTCGAAAGTTATCAAGAACTTTACGATAGTAACCAACGTTTAATTTATTTAGGTCAAAAAATTAATACCATTTCTGAAAAGTATTTTCAAAATAAGAAAAAACGAGAATTGATTGCTGAATTTATGAAGATCGTTGAGGTCGAAAATTCAAAACGAAAAAAAGTAACTCCAAAACAGAAAAAAATAGAAAAAGTAAAAGAACAACAAATAAAGGTAGAAGTAGAACAAAAAGTTGCTGTAATCAGAAAAAAGAAAAAAGCAGCAAAACAAAAAGCAATTGAAGCTCCTAAACCAAAGCCTGTATTAAAAATTGGAGATCGAGTACGTATGGAGGATGGACGTGCCGTTGGTAGTATTGACAAAATAGAAAAAAACAAAGCAGTAGTTAATTATGGTATCTTTACTACCAATGTAAGTATCGATAGCTTAGAGCTTGTTGAAACAACTAAAAAATAA
- a CDS encoding DUF393 domain-containing protein, with translation MIEIPEHKKLILFDGVCNLCNASVLYVIKRDKKDVFMFAPLQSDIGKQLIQKYNLDISKTDSILLYNPKKGLFSRSTAALKIASHLGIPTSLLSIFLILPSFIRNWVYDYIAKNRYKWYGKKDQCMIPTPELKSKFLE, from the coding sequence ATGATAGAAATCCCTGAACATAAAAAATTGATTTTATTTGACGGAGTGTGTAACCTTTGTAATGCTTCGGTGTTGTATGTGATAAAGAGAGATAAAAAAGACGTATTTATGTTTGCTCCGTTACAATCTGATATTGGTAAACAGCTTATTCAAAAATACAACCTAGATATTTCCAAAACAGATTCGATATTGCTCTATAATCCAAAAAAAGGATTATTTTCTAGATCTACTGCTGCTTTAAAAATAGCATCACATTTAGGTATTCCAACAAGTTTACTAAGTATATTTTTAATCCTCCCCTCGTTTATTAGAAACTGGGTTTATGATTATATTGCTAAAAATCGCTATAAATGGTATGGCAAAAAAGATCAATGTATGATTCCTACACCAGAGTTAAAAAGTAAGTTTTTGGAGTGA
- a CDS encoding DUF1704 domain-containing protein, with the protein MKDMNIATKHLLKIDEVVDGLVKKIELLNYVNPINIEEEKQRFFSSKYLTDPIFKYPVLDFDRFNLLRNLFAQPIEKIEDLQIRQLYEDIIYSYSGLIQAIGCIGANKNFYYNCLRSYGTPTEKDVENARFILHFEEEEDSEPHFLPKYTSGEASRFFKDYSKQYDFDYAIVESDKMSAIAMVLNNIKTLVLNKNYAYSDNEVKVLANHEIGVHMVTTMNGIEHPLKVFSHGFPNNEETQEGLAVFAEYMSNNLTIKRLKELAYRVIAVDSLAKGYSFSKTFRMLHNQYDLDREKAFYITVRVHRGGGFTKDYLYLTGLKKVYDYYQAGKDLSILLTGKVTIDYADDITYLINKGLAVPAKHITDAYIENNNTNKTVDFILKNLK; encoded by the coding sequence ATGAAAGATATGAATATAGCAACGAAACATCTTTTAAAAATAGATGAAGTAGTAGATGGTTTAGTAAAAAAAATTGAACTTTTAAATTATGTGAATCCTATAAATATAGAAGAAGAGAAGCAACGTTTTTTTTCTTCAAAGTATTTAACAGACCCTATCTTTAAATACCCAGTGTTAGATTTCGATCGTTTTAATTTATTGAGGAATTTATTTGCACAGCCCATTGAAAAAATTGAAGACCTACAGATACGACAACTATATGAGGATATTATTTATTCATATTCAGGATTAATTCAAGCTATAGGTTGTATAGGGGCTAATAAGAATTTTTATTACAATTGTTTACGTAGTTATGGTACACCCACAGAAAAAGATGTAGAAAATGCAAGATTCATTCTTCATTTTGAAGAAGAAGAAGATTCAGAACCCCATTTTCTTCCTAAATATACTTCAGGGGAAGCTTCGCGTTTTTTTAAAGATTATTCTAAACAATATGATTTTGATTATGCTATTGTAGAGTCTGATAAAATGTCAGCAATAGCAATGGTATTAAATAATATAAAAACACTTGTTTTAAATAAGAATTATGCTTATTCGGATAATGAGGTTAAAGTTTTGGCTAATCATGAAATAGGAGTGCATATGGTAACTACTATGAATGGTATTGAGCATCCTTTAAAAGTGTTTTCTCATGGATTCCCTAATAATGAAGAAACTCAAGAAGGTTTGGCTGTATTTGCTGAATATATGAGCAATAACTTAACTATTAAACGCTTAAAAGAACTAGCTTATAGAGTAATTGCAGTAGATAGCTTAGCAAAAGGATATTCGTTCTCAAAAACCTTTAGAATGCTTCATAATCAATACGATTTAGATAGGGAGAAAGCATTTTATATTACTGTTAGAGTACATCGTGGAGGTGGATTTACAAAAGATTATCTATATCTTACAGGGCTTAAAAAAGTATATGATTATTATCAGGCAGGGAAAGATTTGAGTATCTTACTTACAGGGAAAGTTACAATAGATTATGCTGACGATATCACATATTTAATAAATAAGGGTTTAGCAGTACCTGCAAAACATATTACAGATGCGTATATAGAAAATAATAATACTAATAAAACGGTAGACTTTATTTTAAAAAACTTAAAGTAA